Proteins from one Streptomyces caniferus genomic window:
- a CDS encoding Dyp-type peroxidase, producing the protein MRCDQAGEERAPVRDEGRRGFLRCAAGLAGVAAATGLGREAAAAAADRSASGLRDGGRPLPDRVPFHGRHQAGILTPQQLFAGFVGFDVLAENREGLTELFQRLTTRCRVLAAGVKPQDEQVASERPTPDSLSITLGVGASLFDDRFGLSGHKPRHLKAMPAFPDDRLEPSRCHGDLSLQICAQHPDAIVHVLRDLARETDGLLRPRWRADAFLNPSRPSGSPRTFVGFKDGIVNPDIDSAREMNRLMWVTPPCGEPEWALGGSYQVLRLIRFHIEKWDKVPVARQEKIFGRRKASGAPLDGEHETDPPRYRDDPHGRKIPLNSHIRLANPRTERTDKSRFLRRSYNYDRGFDRAGRMDLGLVFCGYQQNPERQFATVQRRLRHEPLSEFITPIGGGYFFILPGVRDADDWFGSRLLKKD; encoded by the coding sequence ATGAGATGTGATCAGGCCGGCGAGGAACGTGCCCCTGTGCGGGACGAGGGGCGCCGGGGCTTTCTCAGGTGTGCGGCGGGGCTCGCCGGGGTGGCGGCCGCGACGGGACTCGGCAGGGAGGCAGCCGCCGCTGCGGCGGACCGGTCCGCGAGCGGGCTCCGCGACGGCGGGCGGCCACTGCCCGACAGGGTGCCTTTCCACGGGCGCCATCAGGCCGGCATCCTGACCCCCCAGCAGCTCTTCGCCGGGTTCGTCGGCTTCGACGTACTGGCCGAGAACCGCGAGGGCCTGACGGAACTGTTCCAGCGGCTCACCACGCGCTGCCGGGTGCTGGCGGCCGGGGTGAAGCCGCAGGACGAGCAGGTCGCCTCGGAGCGGCCCACCCCCGACTCGCTCAGCATCACCCTGGGCGTCGGTGCCTCGCTGTTCGACGACCGGTTCGGGCTCTCCGGTCACAAGCCCCGGCACCTCAAGGCCATGCCGGCGTTCCCCGACGACCGGCTGGAGCCCTCACGCTGCCACGGCGACCTGTCGCTGCAGATCTGCGCCCAGCACCCGGACGCCATCGTCCATGTGCTGCGCGATCTGGCGCGGGAGACGGACGGACTGCTGCGGCCCCGTTGGCGCGCGGACGCCTTCCTGAACCCGTCGCGTCCCTCGGGTTCGCCGCGCACCTTCGTCGGCTTCAAGGACGGGATCGTCAATCCGGACATCGACTCGGCCCGGGAGATGAACCGGTTGATGTGGGTGACCCCGCCCTGCGGGGAGCCGGAGTGGGCCCTGGGCGGCAGCTATCAGGTGCTGCGGCTGATCCGCTTCCACATCGAGAAGTGGGACAAGGTGCCGGTGGCCCGGCAGGAGAAGATCTTCGGCCGGCGCAAGGCGAGCGGTGCGCCCCTGGACGGCGAGCACGAGACGGACCCGCCGCGGTACCGCGACGACCCGCACGGCAGGAAGATCCCGCTCAACTCGCATATCCGGCTGGCCAACCCGCGTACCGAGCGCACCGACAAGTCCCGTTTCCTGCGCCGGAGTTACAACTACGACCGGGGCTTCGACCGCGCCGGACGGATGGACCTGGGGCTGGTCTTCTGCGGCTACCAGCAGAACCCCGAGCGGCAGTTCGCCACCGTGCAGCGCCGGCTGCGGCACGAGCCGCTGTCCGAGTTCATCACGCCGATCGGCGGGGGCTACTTCTTCATCCTCCCCGGGGTGCGCGACGCCGACGACTGGTTCGGGTCCCGGCTGCTGAAGAAGGACTGA
- the hypE gene encoding hydrogenase expression/formation protein HypE yields MSDTIHPTPGGSTHGAPTPADRGLPTVDISGWTCPAPLRDQPRVVMGHGGGGALSAELVQQIFAPAFGGEILAQLGDSAAVSLGGVRLAFSTDSYVVRPLFFPGGCIGDLAVNGTVNDLAMSGARAAYLSCGFILEEGVEMPVVAGVADAMGAAARAAGVEVATGDTKVVEAGHGDGVYLNTAGIGLIPAGVDLRPQRVVPGDVVIVSGDIGLHGVAIMSVREGLEFGVEIESDCAALGGLVDAMLAVSPDLHVLRDPTRGGLAAALCEIATASCTGIVIQERAIPVPPAVANACAILGLDPMYVANEGKLVAFVPREHADAVLDAMRAHPLGAGAAIIGEAVATHPGMVVAATPLGGTRVVDLPLGEQLPRIC; encoded by the coding sequence TTGTCTGACACCATCCATCCCACCCCCGGCGGTTCCACCCACGGCGCCCCCACCCCGGCCGACCGTGGCCTGCCCACCGTGGACATCTCCGGCTGGACCTGCCCCGCCCCGCTCCGCGACCAGCCCCGCGTCGTCATGGGGCACGGCGGTGGCGGCGCACTGTCCGCGGAACTCGTCCAGCAGATCTTCGCCCCTGCCTTCGGCGGCGAGATCCTCGCCCAGCTCGGCGACTCCGCGGCGGTGTCCCTCGGCGGCGTCCGGCTCGCCTTCTCCACCGACTCCTACGTCGTCCGGCCGCTCTTCTTCCCCGGCGGCTGCATCGGCGACCTCGCCGTCAACGGCACCGTCAACGACCTCGCCATGAGCGGTGCCAGGGCCGCCTACCTCTCCTGCGGTTTCATCCTGGAGGAGGGCGTGGAGATGCCGGTGGTGGCCGGTGTCGCCGACGCGATGGGCGCGGCCGCGCGGGCCGCCGGGGTCGAGGTGGCCACCGGCGACACCAAGGTCGTCGAGGCGGGCCACGGCGACGGCGTCTACCTCAACACCGCCGGCATCGGGCTGATCCCGGCGGGCGTCGATCTGCGCCCGCAGCGCGTCGTCCCCGGCGATGTGGTGATCGTCAGCGGTGACATCGGCCTGCACGGCGTGGCCATCATGAGCGTCCGCGAGGGCCTGGAATTCGGCGTCGAGATCGAGAGCGACTGCGCCGCCCTCGGCGGTCTCGTCGACGCCATGCTCGCCGTGTCGCCCGATCTGCACGTGCTGCGCGACCCCACCCGCGGCGGTCTGGCCGCCGCGCTGTGCGAGATCGCCACCGCCTCCTGCACCGGCATCGTCATCCAGGAACGCGCGATCCCGGTCCCGCCGGCCGTCGCCAATGCCTGCGCGATCCTCGGCCTGGACCCGATGTACGTCGCCAACGAGGGCAAGCTGGTGGCCTTCGTCCCCCGCGAACACGCCGACGCCGTGCTGGACGCCATGCGCGCGCACCCGCTGGGCGCCGGCGCCGCGATCATCGGCGAGGCCGTCGCCACCCACCCCGGCATGGTGGTGGCCGCCACACCGCTGGGCGGCACCCGGGTGGTCGATCTGCCGCTGGGGGAGCAGTTGCCGCGGATCTGCTGA
- the hypD gene encoding hydrogenase formation protein HypD — protein sequence MKYLDEFQNPELAGRLLDEIRSTVTRPWALMEVCGGQTHTIIRHGIDQLLPDEVELIHGPGCPVCVTPLEVIDKALEIAARPDVIFCSFGDMLRVPGSDRDLFQVRSRGGDVRVVYSPLDALKIAQQNPHREVVFFGIGFETTAPPNAMTVHQARKLGIPNFSMLVSHVRVPPAIEAIMTAPDCRVQAFLAAGHVCSVMGMGEYPELADRFRVPIVVTGFEPLDILEGIRRTVRQLERGEHTVDNAYPRAVRSEGNPAAQAMLADVFEVTDRAWRGIGTIPASGWRLSERYRELDAEYRFSVDGITTKEPAACRSGEVLQGFIKPHECEAFGTLCTPRTPLGATMVSSEGACAAYYLYRRLGTTPTPQEASPVV from the coding sequence GTGAAGTACCTCGACGAATTCCAGAACCCCGAGCTCGCCGGCCGGCTGCTCGACGAGATCCGGTCCACGGTGACCCGTCCGTGGGCCCTCATGGAGGTCTGCGGCGGCCAGACCCACACCATCATCCGCCACGGGATCGACCAACTCCTGCCCGACGAGGTCGAGTTGATCCACGGGCCGGGCTGCCCGGTCTGTGTGACGCCGCTGGAGGTCATCGACAAGGCCCTGGAGATCGCCGCCCGCCCCGACGTGATCTTCTGCTCCTTCGGCGACATGCTCCGAGTCCCCGGCAGCGACCGGGACCTGTTCCAGGTGCGGAGCCGGGGCGGCGACGTACGGGTCGTCTACTCCCCGCTCGACGCGCTGAAGATCGCCCAGCAGAACCCGCACCGCGAGGTGGTGTTCTTCGGCATCGGCTTCGAGACCACCGCACCGCCCAACGCCATGACCGTCCATCAGGCCCGCAAGCTCGGCATCCCCAACTTCAGCATGCTGGTCTCGCACGTCCGGGTCCCGCCCGCGATCGAGGCCATCATGACGGCGCCCGACTGCCGGGTGCAGGCGTTCCTCGCCGCCGGTCACGTCTGCAGCGTGATGGGGATGGGGGAGTACCCCGAACTCGCCGACCGCTTCCGGGTGCCGATCGTGGTCACCGGCTTCGAACCTCTGGACATCCTGGAGGGCATCCGCCGCACCGTCCGCCAGCTGGAGCGCGGCGAGCACACCGTGGACAACGCCTACCCCCGCGCCGTACGCAGCGAGGGCAACCCGGCGGCCCAGGCCATGCTCGCGGACGTCTTCGAGGTCACCGACCGCGCCTGGCGCGGCATCGGCACCATCCCCGCCAGCGGCTGGCGGCTGTCGGAGCGCTACCGCGAACTCGACGCCGAGTACCGCTTCTCCGTCGACGGCATCACCACCAAGGAACCAGCCGCCTGCCGCAGCGGGGAAGTCCTCCAAGGGTTCATCAAGCCGCACGAGTGCGAGGCCTTCGGCACGCTCTGCACCCCGCGCACCCCGCTCGGCGCCACCATGGTCTCCAGCGAGGGCGCCTGCGCCGCCTACTACCTCTACCGCCGACTCGGCACCACGCCCACCCCCCAGGAGGCGAGCCCCGTTGTCTGA
- a CDS encoding HypC/HybG/HupF family hydrogenase formation chaperone, with protein sequence MCLAVPGKVLDIEERDGTRMATVDFGGVVKEVCLEYVPDLRVGEYAIVHVGFALQRLDEESARQTLALFEELGLLQEEFGDPWEAAAAPPGWGEAADGAAAAPAVAAVDGAREAGR encoded by the coding sequence ATGTGCCTGGCGGTACCCGGCAAGGTATTGGACATCGAGGAACGGGACGGCACCCGTATGGCCACCGTCGACTTCGGCGGTGTGGTCAAGGAGGTGTGTCTGGAGTACGTCCCCGACCTCCGGGTCGGCGAGTACGCCATCGTCCACGTCGGCTTCGCGCTGCAGCGGCTGGACGAGGAATCGGCCCGGCAGACCCTGGCTCTGTTCGAGGAACTTGGCCTGCTGCAGGAGGAGTTCGGAGACCCATGGGAGGCGGCCGCGGCGCCCCCGGGATGGGGCGAGGCGGCCGACGGGGCAGCAGCCGCTCCCGCGGTCGCGGCCGTCGACGGAGCGCGGGAGGCGGGCCGGTGA
- the hypF gene encoding carbamoyltransferase HypF — translation MTIGQADGGIATAPASAAARRRITVRGVVQGVGFRPFVHTLATELGLTGHVTNTGEGVVAEVEGALAALDVFGRRIGAEAPPLAVVESVEAEDVAVTGDAAFRILPSRGDGLSRTLVSPDAATCDACLAELTDPADRRHRHPFLTCTHCGPRFTIVTGVPYDRALTTMDGFPMCPRCAREYADPADRRFHAQPLSCHECGPRLRLLTADPADRTRPPRPEPGPDPVAGTRRLLAQGAIVAVKGLGGYHLVCDASDDTAVTLLRRRKARGDKPFALMARHIADVEHLVHVRAEERALLSGPVRPIVLLRRRRDPAPAPDAPSLSGAVAPGSPDLGVMLPYTPLHHLLLGLPGDPPPLPAPLGRGDPHGPRLLVMTSGNVAGEPIVTDDEEAVRRLAHLADAWLTHDRPIRIPCDDSVVRISDGEPLFIRRSRGYAPLPVRLPVPVRPALAAGGDLKNVLCLAEGHHAWLSAHIGDMDDLATQLAFEEAEAHLETVTGVRPQLLAADRHPGYRSGQWAQRHTDGRPLVRVQHHHAHIASAMAEHGVPDGRPVIGVAFDGTGYGDDHAVWGGEILLADYDGYRRFGQLAYVPLPGGDTAVRRPYRMALAHLRAAGIDWAEDLPAVAACPPEERRLLARQLERHLNCVPTSSMGRLFDAVSSLAGICHHAGYEAQAAVALEAAALTAGEDHGPGYAFALRAAPTGATGADTVADPAPVLTAVVADLRAGTAPALIAARFHTAVADLVRRGCALARERAGLTTVALTGGVFANTLLAEAAARLLRQDGFTVLRHRRVPPNDGGLALGQIVVAARTAGAAAR, via the coding sequence ATGACCATCGGGCAGGCCGACGGGGGCATCGCGACGGCCCCCGCGAGCGCCGCCGCACGCCGTCGGATCACCGTGCGCGGCGTCGTCCAGGGCGTCGGCTTCCGCCCGTTCGTCCACACCCTCGCCACGGAACTGGGCCTGACGGGCCATGTGACCAACACCGGCGAGGGCGTCGTCGCCGAGGTCGAGGGCGCCCTCGCCGCGCTCGACGTGTTCGGCCGGCGGATCGGCGCCGAGGCGCCACCGCTGGCCGTGGTCGAGTCCGTCGAGGCCGAGGACGTCGCGGTGACCGGCGACGCCGCCTTCCGCATCCTCCCCTCGCGCGGCGACGGCCTCTCCCGCACCCTGGTCTCCCCGGACGCCGCCACCTGCGACGCCTGCCTCGCCGAGCTGACCGACCCGGCCGACCGCCGCCACCGCCACCCCTTCCTCACCTGCACCCACTGCGGGCCGCGCTTCACCATCGTCACCGGGGTCCCCTACGACCGTGCGCTGACGACCATGGACGGTTTCCCGATGTGCCCCCGTTGTGCACGGGAGTACGCGGACCCCGCCGACCGGCGGTTCCACGCCCAGCCCCTCTCCTGCCACGAGTGCGGCCCCCGCCTGCGGCTGCTGACCGCGGACCCGGCCGACCGCACCCGCCCGCCGCGCCCGGAGCCCGGCCCCGACCCGGTCGCCGGGACCCGCCGGCTGCTCGCCCAAGGCGCGATCGTGGCGGTCAAGGGCCTCGGCGGCTACCACCTGGTCTGCGACGCCTCCGACGACACCGCCGTCACCCTGCTGCGCCGGCGAAAGGCCCGCGGCGACAAGCCCTTCGCCCTGATGGCCCGTCATATCGCCGACGTCGAGCACCTGGTGCACGTACGGGCCGAGGAGCGCGCCCTGCTCAGCGGGCCCGTACGCCCCATCGTCCTGCTGCGCCGCCGCCGGGATCCCGCGCCGGCTCCGGATGCGCCCTCGCTGTCCGGTGCCGTCGCCCCCGGCAGCCCCGACCTGGGCGTCATGCTGCCGTACACACCGCTGCACCATCTGCTGCTCGGCCTGCCCGGCGACCCTCCCCCGCTCCCGGCTCCGCTCGGGCGCGGGGACCCCCACGGACCCCGGCTGCTCGTCATGACCAGCGGCAACGTCGCGGGCGAGCCGATCGTCACCGACGACGAGGAGGCCGTACGGCGCCTGGCGCATCTGGCGGACGCCTGGCTCACCCACGACCGGCCGATCCGGATCCCGTGCGACGACTCCGTGGTCCGCATCAGCGACGGGGAGCCGCTGTTCATCCGCCGCTCCCGCGGGTATGCGCCCCTGCCGGTCCGCCTCCCGGTGCCGGTGCGGCCCGCGCTGGCGGCCGGCGGCGACCTCAAGAACGTGCTCTGTCTCGCCGAGGGACACCACGCCTGGCTGTCCGCGCACATCGGCGACATGGACGATCTGGCCACCCAGCTCGCGTTCGAGGAGGCCGAGGCGCACCTGGAGACGGTCACCGGGGTGCGCCCGCAGCTGCTCGCCGCCGACCGGCACCCCGGCTACCGCTCCGGGCAGTGGGCCCAGCGCCACACCGACGGGCGGCCGCTGGTCCGCGTCCAGCACCACCATGCGCATATCGCCTCCGCCATGGCCGAACACGGTGTCCCCGACGGCCGCCCGGTCATCGGCGTCGCCTTCGACGGCACCGGCTACGGCGACGACCACGCCGTCTGGGGCGGCGAGATCCTGCTCGCCGACTACGACGGATACCGCCGCTTCGGCCAGCTCGCCTATGTCCCGCTGCCCGGCGGGGACACCGCCGTACGGCGCCCCTACCGGATGGCCCTGGCCCATCTGCGCGCCGCCGGGATCGACTGGGCCGAGGACCTGCCGGCCGTGGCGGCCTGCCCGCCGGAGGAGCGGCGGCTGCTGGCCCGGCAGCTCGAACGCCACCTCAACTGTGTGCCCACTTCCAGCATGGGCCGCCTCTTCGACGCGGTCTCCTCACTGGCCGGGATCTGCCACCACGCCGGCTACGAGGCCCAGGCCGCCGTCGCCCTCGAAGCCGCGGCCCTGACCGCGGGCGAGGACCACGGCCCCGGCTACGCGTTCGCGTTGCGCGCCGCACCGACGGGCGCGACGGGCGCCGACACCGTCGCCGATCCGGCGCCGGTGCTCACCGCCGTCGTGGCGGACCTGCGCGCGGGCACCGCCCCGGCGCTGATCGCGGCCCGCTTCCACACCGCGGTCGCCGACCTCGTCCGGCGCGGCTGTGCGCTGGCCCGGGAGCGCGCGGGCCTGACGACCGTGGCACTGACCGGCGGCGTCTTCGCCAACACCCTGCTGGCCGAGGCCGCCGCCCGCCTCCTGCGGCAGGACGGCTTCACCGTCCTGCGCCACCGCCGCGTCCCGCCCAACGACGGGGGACTGGCGCTCGGCCAGATCGTCGTGGCGGCACGCACCGCAGGAGCCGCCGCGCGCTGA
- the hypB gene encoding hydrogenase nickel incorporation protein HypB: MCRVVDLQQAVLAKNDACAHTLREDLAARGTAVVNLLSSPGSGKTALLERELTLARSRGIPVAALTADLATENDAVRLARSGVPVKQVLTDGLCHLEAEMLGGHLHGWLPADTRLLFIENVGNLVCPASYDLGETLRIVLASVTEGEDKPLKYPTAFGLAHLVVVTKTDIAEAVSFDEAEFRANVERINPGVEVVLTSARRGEGDGVLVDRALAARDGTPVHIPVMTRKSHHVHDAEDGQPRDESHTHGDGHTHEKGHSHHREHAHAPRAQDGGRPHTTDPDTVASSRS, translated from the coding sequence ATGTGCCGTGTCGTCGACCTGCAACAGGCGGTCCTCGCCAAGAACGACGCCTGCGCCCACACCCTGCGCGAGGACCTCGCCGCGCGGGGCACCGCCGTCGTCAACCTGCTCTCCAGCCCCGGCAGCGGCAAGACCGCCCTCCTGGAGCGGGAACTGACCCTCGCCCGCAGCCGGGGCATTCCGGTCGCGGCGCTCACCGCCGACCTCGCCACCGAGAACGACGCCGTACGCCTGGCCCGCTCCGGAGTGCCCGTCAAACAGGTGCTCACCGACGGGCTCTGCCACTTGGAGGCCGAGATGCTGGGCGGGCACCTCCACGGCTGGCTGCCCGCCGACACCCGGCTGCTGTTCATCGAGAACGTCGGCAACCTGGTCTGCCCGGCCTCCTACGACCTGGGCGAGACGCTGCGCATCGTGCTGGCGTCGGTGACCGAGGGCGAGGACAAGCCGCTGAAGTACCCCACCGCCTTCGGCCTCGCCCACCTGGTCGTGGTCACCAAGACGGACATCGCCGAGGCGGTCTCCTTCGACGAGGCGGAGTTCCGCGCCAACGTCGAACGCATCAACCCCGGTGTCGAGGTCGTCCTCACCTCGGCGCGTCGCGGCGAAGGGGACGGGGTGCTGGTGGACCGGGCGCTGGCCGCGCGCGACGGCACGCCGGTGCACATCCCCGTCATGACCCGCAAGTCCCATCACGTCCATGACGCCGAGGACGGCCAGCCGCGCGACGAGAGCCACACCCACGGCGACGGCCACACCCACGAAAAGGGCCACTCCCACCATCGGGAGCACGCGCACGCCCCGCGGGCGCAGGACGGCGGCCGCCCGCACACCACCGACCCCGACACCGTGGCGTCGAGCCGCTCATGA
- the hypA gene encoding hydrogenase maturation nickel metallochaperone HypA yields MHEMSIALAVVEQVESAARPAGATTVNSVRLQVGELAGVVPDALAFSFELACAGTVLEGAQLVTEPVPARARCGPCADTWPVGMPPQLSCPGCGGATTELLSGRELQIVRVCWNDAPVHVPIPEER; encoded by the coding sequence ATGCACGAGATGTCCATCGCGCTCGCGGTCGTGGAGCAGGTCGAGAGCGCGGCCCGGCCCGCCGGGGCCACCACCGTCAACAGCGTCCGGCTGCAGGTCGGCGAACTGGCCGGGGTGGTCCCGGACGCGCTGGCCTTCTCCTTCGAACTCGCCTGCGCGGGAACGGTGCTGGAGGGGGCGCAACTCGTCACTGAACCCGTCCCCGCCCGCGCCCGCTGCGGCCCTTGCGCGGACACCTGGCCGGTGGGCATGCCGCCGCAGCTGAGCTGCCCCGGATGCGGCGGGGCGACGACCGAGCTGCTGTCCGGCCGTGAACTGCAGATCGTCCGTGTGTGCTGGAACGACGCCCCGGTACACGTCCCGATTCCCGAGGAGCGCTGA
- a CDS encoding DUF6893 family small protein: MLKLALGGALAAVLAVAVKAVLPDVKRYMRIRSM, translated from the coding sequence ATGCTGAAGCTCGCTCTGGGCGGGGCGCTCGCCGCCGTGCTCGCCGTCGCCGTCAAGGCCGTACTCCCCGACGTCAAGCGCTATATGCGGATCCGTTCCATGTGA
- a CDS encoding hydrogenase maturation protease: protein MNGEAPVAGPPATTLIAGVGNIFLGDDGFGVEVVRRLGEHPLRDGVEVVDIGVRGVHLAYQMLDGYHTVLLVDASARGGEPGTVYLLDASAPAGARPRDTALDGHHMTPDTVLALLDTLSAGTNGRRPERVLVVGCEPADIAEGIGLSEPVDAAVDEAVGLILRLVGTAEPEPAAAAPHTSDERNTTPC, encoded by the coding sequence GTGAACGGCGAAGCACCCGTTGCCGGGCCACCCGCCACGACCCTGATCGCCGGCGTCGGCAACATCTTCCTCGGCGACGACGGGTTCGGCGTCGAGGTCGTGCGCCGCCTGGGCGAGCATCCGCTGCGGGACGGCGTCGAGGTCGTCGACATCGGCGTCCGCGGCGTTCACCTCGCCTACCAGATGCTCGACGGCTACCACACGGTGCTCCTGGTGGACGCCTCCGCGCGCGGCGGCGAACCCGGCACCGTCTACCTCCTCGACGCCTCCGCTCCGGCCGGTGCCCGTCCCCGGGACACCGCGCTCGACGGCCACCACATGACCCCCGACACCGTGCTCGCGCTGCTCGACACGCTCAGCGCGGGCACCAACGGCCGACGCCCGGAACGCGTCCTGGTCGTCGGCTGCGAACCCGCCGATATCGCCGAAGGCATCGGCCTCAGCGAACCGGTCGACGCCGCCGTCGACGAGGCCGTGGGGCTGATCCTGCGGCTGGTCGGCACGGCGGAGCCGGAACCGGCCGCCGCCGCACCGCACACCAGTGATGAGAGGAACACGACACCATGCTGA
- a CDS encoding DUF6084 family protein — MTDLSFDCTGVRADRYAAAPTLLFRLRITATEAARVHAVALRCQLRIEPGRRGYRTDEAEALSDLFGERSRWGSTLQPLQFAQVSLVVPGFTGETEVELPVPCSYDLDVAAGRYFHALRDGEVPLLLLFSGTVFAGSGGFHVEPVPWHKEASVRMPVAVWQEMTETHFPGCGWLRLPRETLDALLAYRSRRALPSWQATVESLLATAEGGEPPAPRARLFPGTAARPAAVHPVSERTAP; from the coding sequence GTGACCGATCTGTCCTTCGACTGCACCGGCGTCCGCGCCGACCGCTACGCCGCCGCCCCCACCCTGCTCTTCCGGCTGCGCATCACCGCCACCGAAGCGGCCCGGGTGCACGCCGTCGCGCTGCGCTGCCAGTTGCGCATCGAACCGGGCCGGCGCGGCTACCGCACCGACGAGGCCGAGGCGCTCTCCGACCTCTTCGGCGAACGGTCCCGCTGGGGCAGCACCCTGCAGCCCCTGCAGTTCGCCCAGGTCTCCCTGGTCGTCCCCGGCTTCACCGGCGAGACCGAGGTGGAGCTCCCGGTCCCGTGCAGCTACGACCTGGACGTCGCGGCCGGCCGCTACTTCCATGCGCTGCGCGACGGCGAGGTCCCGCTGCTGCTGCTGTTCTCCGGCACGGTGTTCGCCGGCTCCGGCGGCTTCCACGTCGAGCCGGTGCCCTGGCACAAGGAAGCGTCCGTGCGGATGCCGGTGGCCGTCTGGCAGGAGATGACCGAGACGCACTTCCCCGGCTGCGGCTGGCTCCGGCTGCCGCGCGAAACCCTCGATGCGCTGCTCGCCTACCGCTCGCGGCGCGCCCTGCCCTCCTGGCAGGCGACCGTCGAATCGCTGCTGGCCACCGCCGAGGGCGGCGAACCGCCCGCACCGCGCGCCCGGCTCTTCCCCGGCACCGCCGCCCGCCCCGCCGCCGTCCACCCCGTCAGCGAAAGGACCGCGCCGTGA
- a CDS encoding DUF5947 family protein: MSGRLTAPPRLGPSTAHRGLRRFRAPVPPAPERCELCGVVLAEHNHRHLVNTERRALACACTPCALLFDRPGAGAGQFRTVPDRYLVDPGHALDDAAWNLLQIPVGVVFFLRHADLDRLVALYPSPAGATESELDPATWQTVLAASRLAGLLRPDVEALLLRRSEGRIDCYLVPVDVCYELVGRMRLLWQGFDGGAEARAALTEFFSKVARRAREPKEDDRP; the protein is encoded by the coding sequence GTGAGCGGCCGGCTGACGGCGCCCCCGCGGCTCGGACCGTCGACCGCGCACCGCGGTCTGCGCCGCTTCCGGGCCCCGGTACCCCCCGCCCCCGAACGCTGCGAACTGTGCGGTGTGGTGCTCGCCGAGCACAACCACCGCCACCTGGTGAACACCGAGCGCCGCGCCCTGGCCTGCGCCTGCACCCCCTGCGCGCTGCTCTTCGACCGGCCCGGTGCCGGCGCCGGACAGTTCCGTACGGTCCCCGACCGCTATCTCGTCGACCCCGGCCACGCCCTCGACGACGCGGCCTGGAACCTCCTCCAGATCCCCGTCGGCGTCGTGTTCTTCCTGCGCCACGCCGACCTCGACCGGCTGGTCGCGCTCTACCCCAGCCCGGCCGGCGCCACCGAGAGCGAGCTCGACCCCGCGACCTGGCAGACCGTGCTCGCCGCCAGCCGGCTGGCGGGCCTCCTCCGGCCCGATGTGGAGGCGCTGCTGCTGCGCCGCTCCGAAGGACGGATCGACTGCTACCTGGTGCCCGTCGACGTCTGCTACGAACTCGTCGGCCGGATGCGCCTGTTGTGGCAGGGCTTCGACGGCGGGGCCGAGGCACGCGCCGCGCTCACCGAGTTCTTCTCCAAGGTCGCCCGCCGGGCCCGTGAGCCGAAGGAGGACGACCGGCCGTGA